A single window of Aspergillus flavus chromosome 4, complete sequence DNA harbors:
- a CDS encoding rhomboid family protein (rhomboid family membrane protein) gives MAANSYYNTGYSNNPPTYEQANPHTDSFHRQSPAPTYTGPSGHPYADSEPPHIRDSQHSLGSDQGAYVAGGRLNEGDHYAENIPLKENTQYSNGPPPANWMQQPTHYPPDPAMLESAPNRSRGKKKGFFKKKIPFVTYILTVVQIAVFIAELVKSGQLTGSPIQTKPQFNPMIGPSAYIQINMGARYAPCMKNVDKVQNSPVDFLMPCPNSTTNALECTLSELCGFGGVPNPHLGGSLDDQPEPNQWYRFIVPIFLHGGFIHIGFNLLCQMTMGVDMERMVGWWRYGLVYFASGIWGFVLGGNYAAPFQPSSGCSGALFGILALFILDLFYTWKERPSPFVELIIMVLGVGISFVLGLLPGLDNFSHIGGFIMGLALGLCIMRSPNALRERIGLARNPYVAMSGGAGPTSDDENKTTTGPSFVNLFKGRTGPNSSSETAGPLGFFKGRKPLWWAWWLVRAGALVAVIVGFILLIVNFYKYPKSNCSWCYRLSCLPVHDWCEQGMEPFTITNTTTTTGN, from the exons ATGGCAGCGAACAGCTACTACAACACTGGGTACAGCAACAACCCACCCACGTACGAACAAGCCAACCCTCATACAGACTCGTTCCATCGACAATCACCAGCGCCGACCTACACGGGCCCTAGTGGACACCCCTACGCGGATTCCGAACCCCCTCACATACGAGACAGCCAACATTCCTTAGGGTCCGATCAGGGCGCGTATGTGGCAGGCGGAAGGTTAAACGAAGGAGACCATTATGCAGAGAATATCCCTCTGAAGGAGAACACTCAATACTCAAACGGCCCACCACCTGCCAACTGGATGCAGCAACCGACGCATTACCCCCCAGACCCTGCCATGTTGGAATCAGCGCCCAACCGAAGtagagggaagaagaagggcttcttcaagaagaagatcccaTTCGTGACCTATATCCTCACTGTGGTACAAATTGCGGTATTCATCGCAGAGTTGGTCAAGAGCG GACAACTCACCGGATCCCCGATTCAGACGAAACCTCAGTTCAATCCGATGATAGGACCCTCGGCGTACATCCAGATCAACATGGGAGCGCGGTACGCACCATGTATGAAGAATGTCGACAAGGTACAGAACTCTCCGGTGGACTTCCTCATGCCTTGCCCGAATTCAACCACAAATGCTTTGGAGTGCACCTTATCTGAATTGTGCGGCTTCGGCGGTGTTCCAAACCCGCACCTCGGTGGTTCCCTCGATGATCAGCCGGAGCCCAATCAGTGGTATCGGTTTATCGTGCCTATATTCCTTCACGGTGGTTTCATTCACATTGGTTTCAACTTGCTTTGTCAAATGACGATGGGAGTTGATATGGAGCGGATGGTCGGGTGGTGGCGGTATGGCTTGGTTTACTTCGCTAGTGGTATCTGGGGGTTCGTCCTTGGAGGTAACTATGCGGCTCCATTCCAACCGTCTTCGGGCTGCTCAGGTGCCCTGTTTGGTATCCTTGCACTTTTCATCTTGGATCTTTTCTACACCTGGAAAGAGAGACCGTCTCCATTTGTGGAGTTGATTATCATGGTCCTTGGTGTTGGAATTTCTTTCGTCCTAGGTCTGCTACCGGGCCTGGATAATTTCTCCCATATTGGTGGGTTCATCATGGGCCTGGCCCTCGGTCTCTGCATTATGAGATCGCCGAACGCACTTCGGGAGCGTATTGGGCTCGCCCGTAACCCCTATGTGGCGATgagtggtggtgctggtccCACTTCCGATGACGAGAACAAAACCACGACCGGCCCAAGTTTCGTCAACCTCTTCAAGGGACGGACGGGCCCCAACTCGTCTTCAGAAACGGCTGGTCCCTTGGGCTTCTTTAAGGGCCGGAAACCACTGTGGTGGGCATGGTGGTTGGTCCGGGCTGGAGCTTTGGTTGCGGTTATCGTTGGATTCATCCTCCTGATTGTGAACTTTTACAAGTACCCTAAGTCTAATTGCTCGTGGTGTTATAGATTGAGCTGTTTG CCCGTGCACGATTGGTGTGAACAAGGCATGGAGCCCTTCACAATCAccaataccaccaccactaccggCAACTGA
- a CDS encoding DHHC zinc finger membrane protein (unnamed protein product), which translates to MATLAASPPSSPSWPKRRPRAWALRCERYCCAAASFFPLAFVYGLTTWAVYVEASIGLRPSRNSWIGLPTSIIGIALYICLNASYSVAVFTDPGSPLSSNRRHEYSALPVTELPEFTSYTVNSMGGSRFCKKCQCPKPDRAHHCSTCKRCVLKMDHHCPWLATCVGLHNYKAFLLFLIYTSIFCWVDFAVASSWIWTEVLNDTRYMDTILPVNVVLLAILGGIIGLVLSGFTIWHISLAVRNLTTIECLEKTRYVSPLRKALDRRRYDNILGNGHNGHENDDPESLGHRLQDYGNQILDAHANAIPGVTRPEEGEEALPAYSQSGPGGTPAQQALSRSYADLERQREHDRYHSYLDEEDNEKMPNAFDHGWRRNLLHLFGDRPLLWPIPVHTTTGDGWHWEPSSKFIEAQDRVRQRREREASEEQQYYRDLYQRNMNNSRSWLGTDATPSMYMPHQPSNVYQETERPATGVSMKTLAPMSPRPRPGDSDFEDVEESHDFLQSRNDHLSAPRKPGVPAKQHGQSDEWRDWD; encoded by the exons ATGGCGACTTTAGCCGCCTCACCGCCATCGTCACCGTCCTGGCCCAAACGACGTCCTCGGGCTTGGGCTCTCCGATGTGAACGCTACTGCTGCGCGGCGGcgtctttcttcccattAGCATTCGTCTACGGTTTGACAACATGGGCGGTCTATGTGGAAGCCAGTATTGGTCTAAGGCCGTCGCGAAATTCTTGGATCG GCCTACCCACTTCGATTATCGGCATCGCCCTCTATATTTGTCTTAACGCCTCGTATAGCGTTGCGGTGTTCACTGATCCCGGCTCACCACTATCGAGCAACAGACGACATGAATATAGCGCTCTGCCGGTTACGGAACTGCCGGAGTTCACTTCATATACCGTGAATTCCATGGGAGGATCCCGGTTTTGCAAAAAATGCCAGTGTCCTAAACCGGATCGGGCGCATCACTGTTCGACCTGTAAGCGATGTGTTTTGAAGATGGACCATCATTGCCCGTGGCTCGCGACGTGCGTTGGGCTGCATAACTACAAGGCCTTTCTCCTGTTTCTTATTTATACATCGATATTCTGCTGGGTTGATTTCGCGGTGGCATCGAGTTGGATCTGGACCGAGGTACTCAATGATACGCGGTATATGGACACCATTTTACCCGTCAACGTGGTCCTGTTGGCGATACTTGGAGGGATTATTGGATTGGTGCTGTCGGGATTTACCATCTGGCACATTAGTCTTGCCGTGCGTAACCTGACCACAATCGAGTGTTTGGAAAAGACGCGCTATGTATCTCCGTTGCGGAAAGCGCTGGATCGTCGCCGCTACGATAACATACTGGGTAATGGTCACAATGGCCATGAAAACGACGACCCTGAAAGTCTCGGGCATCGGCTTCAGGACTATGGTAATCAGATCTTGGACGCCCATGCGAATGCGATCCCCGGAGTCACACGAccggaggagggagaggaggccCTTCCTGCCTACTCTCAATCGGGTCCCGGGGGCACTCCCGCCCAACAGGCCCTGTCGCGATCATATGCGGACTTGGAGAGGCAACGCGAGCATGATCGGTACCATAGTTATCTTGACGAAGAGGATAATGAGAAGATGCCGAACGCTTTCGATCACGGATGGCGTCGGAATCTCCTGCACTTATTCGGTGACCGGCCACTTCTCTGGCCAATTCCTGTGCACACTACGACTGGTGACGGTTGGCATTGGGAGCCCAGCTCGAAATTTATCGAAGCGCAGGACAGGGTGCGACAGAGACGGGAGCGGGAGGCTAGTGAAGAACAACAATACTATCGGGACCTCTACCAGCGTAACATGAACAACAGTCGGAGCTGGCTCGGGACGGACGCAACACCATCGATGTATATGCCCCACCAGCCGTCAAACGTCTATCAGGAAACCGAGCGCCCTGCAACGGGTGTATCGATGAAGACCTTGGCACCAATGTCACCGCGTCCAAGACCTGGGGACAGTGATTTcgaagatgttgaggagaGTCATGATTTTCTGCAAAGTCGGAATGATCACTTAAGTGCCCCGCGAAAACCTGGGGTACCCGCCAAACAACATGGACAATCGGACGAATGGCGAGATTGGGATTAG
- a CDS encoding uncharacterized protein (expressed protein): MTTTGHEVAFTPVLVISLASHTAKTLHSRCARRKICQDKQKKSDEKNFADSAGAPPATTYPRRQETCSLATISGDMPIVGTSVSTPTSTLHIRKAFHSHT, encoded by the coding sequence ATGACTACAACTGGCCACGAGGTAGCATTTACCCCGGTTTTAGTCATTTCCCTGGCTTCGCACACGGCCAAAACTCTCCATTCGAGGTGTGCTAGGAGAAAGATCTGCCAGgacaagcagaaaaaaagtgATGAAAAAAATTTTGCAGATTCGGCGGGAGCTCCACCAGCCACTACTTACCCCCGCCGTCAAGAAACCTGCAGTCTCGCCACGATATCAGGAGATATGCCTATTGTAGGAACTAGTGTCAGTACGCCTACTAGTACGCTCCATATCCGCAAGGCCTTTCACTCGCACACGTAG
- a CDS encoding non-canonical ubiquitin conjugating enzyme 1 (ubiquitin conjugating enzyme, putative): MSPSLRRLMKEAAELSASPSPHFHAQPVSDSNLYDWHFTIAGPPAPSPYASGIYHGRIVLPPTYPLRPPSFRFLTPSGRFEVNREICLSISGHHEETWQPAWGIRTALLAIRSFMDGDAKGQVGGLDVSEEVRKDYARRSGDWCCEVCGKSNEAILGQWRDYCKENGVEVGDMGDEKVVSPAAKEEGEKGDTDATRQEEQPEKIVQDEPVAVSQKSVPQQPAPEVVQAAFSPPPPPSTSVTTSTLVPGSSVQTDFAAPAPRRPVTSYPAQAVASPQSEDPWLDRAIIGVLVALVFMILRRMAYSED; this comes from the coding sequence ATGTCCCCCTCCCTTCGTCGCCTAATGAAAGAAGCCGCCGAGCTATCCGCCTCCCCTTCCCCACACTTCCACGCTCAACCCGTTTCCGATTCCAACCTGTACGACTGGCACTTTACAATCGCCGGCCCCCCGGCTCCCTCACCTTACGCCTCGGGAATCTATCACGGCCGCATAGTTCTACCCCCAACGTACCCGCTCCGGCCCCCGAGCTTCCGCTTCCTTACCCCCTCGGGCCGGTTTGAAGTCAATCGGGAAATTTGCCTCAGTATCTCGGGGCACCATGAGGAGACGTGGCAGCCTGCGTGGGGGATCCGGACTGCGCTGCTGGCGATAAGGAGCTTCATGGACGGAGATGCGAAGGGACAGGTCGGTGGTTTGGATGTCTCGGAGGAGGTGAGGAAGGATTATGCCCGCCGGAGCGGGGATTGGTGCTGCGAGGTTTGTGGGAAGAGCAATGAGGCCATTCTAGGACAGTGGAGGGATTATTGCAAGGAGAACGGGGTGGAAGTTGGGGATATGGGCGATGAGAAGGTTGTTTCTCCTGCGGCTAAGGAGGAGGGCGAGAAGGGTGATACCGATGCGACTCGACAGGAGGAACAGCCTGAGAAAATAGTGCAGGATGAGCCCGTGGCTGTATCACAGAAGTCAGTGCCGCAACAGCCGGCTCCAGAAGTTGTTCAGGCTGCGttttctcctccccctcctccttctaCGTCTGTTACTACTTCTACGTTGGTACCAGGGTCGAGTGTGCAAACAGATTTCGCGGCGCCGGCCCCGCGTCGACCTGTTACTTCGTATCCTGCGCAGGCTGTTGCTTCGCCGCAGTCTGAGGATCCTTGGCTGGATCGAGCTATTATCGGCGTGCTGGTTGCGCTGGTGTTCATGATCCTTAGAAGGATGGCTTACTCGGAGGATTAG